A DNA window from Arachis duranensis cultivar V14167 chromosome 3, aradu.V14167.gnm2.J7QH, whole genome shotgun sequence contains the following coding sequences:
- the LOC110278620 gene encoding uncharacterized protein LOC110278620 — MDIVTGLPRTRSGFDVVWVIVDSLTKSVHFLPIRVNYSMEELARLYIKEIVRLHGVPSSIVSDRNPRFTSRFWGAFQRSFGILGPDLVVETTENIKKIRARILTAQSQQKSYADQRRKPLEFEVGEHVFLKVTPTTGIRRAIKTKKLNPRYIGPFEILRRFGPVAYQVALPPHLSNLHDIFHGSQLCKYTSDVAHVLKPESVELRESLTFQVTSVRIDDTSVKKVRGKEV, encoded by the exons ATGGACATTGTGACTGGTTTACCGAGGACTAGGTCGGGATTTGACGTGGTTTGGGTGATCGTGGATAGCTTAACCAAATCCGTTCATTTTCTACCTATCCGAGTAAACTATTCAATGGAGGAGTTGGCAAGATTGTACATCAAAGAGATAGTAAGGTTGCACGGTGTGCCATCAAGCATAGTGTCAGACCGTAATCCCCGATTCACATCAAGGTTTTGGGGAGCTTTCCAAAGGTCTTTCG GTATTTTGGGTCCTGATTTGGTAGTAGAGACTACTGAGAACATTAAAAAGATTCGTGCAAGGATTTTGACTGCGCAGAGCCAACAGAAAAGCTATGCAGATCAGAGAAGGAAACCATTAGAGTTTGAAGTGGGAGAGCATGTATTTTTGAAGGTTACACCGACAACTGGGATTAGAAGAGCGATCAAAACCAAGAAGTTGAATCCGAGGTATATAGGACCATTTGAGATTCTGAGGCGATTCGGGCCGGTGGCATATCAAGTAGCTTTGCCACCTCACTTATCCAACTTGCATGACATATTTCATGGGTCACAACTCTGTAAGTATACATCGGATGTGGCTCATGTGTTAAAGCCTGAGTCGGTCGAATTAAGAGAGAGCTTGACTTTTCAAGTAACATCGGTGCGTATCGATGACACTAGTGTGAAGAAGGTGCGAGGGAAAGAAGTTTAG